Proteins from one Panicum virgatum strain AP13 chromosome 7K, P.virgatum_v5, whole genome shotgun sequence genomic window:
- the LOC120642908 gene encoding uncharacterized protein LOC120642908, whose product MQVLEQQVHEIYLKKKSRSMRWTFIRLIRPGRPARGKASPELVPARSRTTAGQPQRASSRLAANRSSIRVSKRGQHRLIRELDFVNPDVPVGEDVVAAYVSTYKEPLPGKAVKALRSATKLDCKPIAAALKAVAAGGGASAGEP is encoded by the exons ATGCAAGTCCTCGAGCAGCAGGTCCATGAGAtctatctcaaaaaaaaaagcaggtcCATGAGATGGACATTTATCCGGCTGATCCGGCCGGGGAGGCCAGCACGGGGCAAG GCATCTCCGGAGTTGGTGCCAGCACGCTCTCGTACAACGGCTGGGCAGCCGCAGAGGGCCAGTTCCAGGCTTGCGGCAAATAGAAGTTCCATTCGGGTGTCGAAGCGAGGCCAACATCGCCTCATCCGCGAGCTCGACTTCGTCAATCCAGATGTGCCAGTGGGGGAGGATGTTGTAGCGGCCTACGTCAGCACCTACAAGGAGCCGCTGCCGGGCAAGGCCGTTAAGGCACTGCGCTCGGCGACCAAGCTGGACTGCAAGCCAATTGCAGCAGCTCTGAAGGCTGTTGCGGCAGGAGGTGGAGCGAGTGCAGGGGAGCCCTGA
- the LOC120642909 gene encoding uncharacterized protein LOC120642909, whose amino-acid sequence MANGILGLLCKRHYPGAMDIAGVRQPASSWEHYIAAPDGPDEEGRAFDNKAHRVLNELWDFYRCEEGMMPRAMQVASRACYKLVADMLYEARIQAVIDYKARIEKVRIYKGPARDIRLTQEQYLRVKIQS is encoded by the exons ATGGCCAATGGCATCCTGGGCCTCCTTTGCAAGCGACACTACCCAGGCGCCATGGATATTGCTGGGGTACGTCAGCCAGCCTCTTCGTGGGAGCACTACATCGCCGCACCGGATGGACCAGATGAGGAAGGCAGGGCATTTGACAACAAGGCGCACCGGGTGTTGAACGAATTATGG gatttctacagatGCGAGGAGGGAATGATGCCCAGGGCGATGCAGGTGGCTAGCAGAGCTTGTTACAAGCTGGTGGCGGATATGCTTTACGAGGCGCGCATCCAGGCCGTCATCGACTACAAGGCCAGGATCGAAAAAGTGAGGATCTACAAAGGACCTGCGAGAGACATCAGACTTACCCAGGAACAATACTTGCGGGTAAAGATTCAATCTTAA